A single genomic interval of Mycolicibacterium sp. MU0053 harbors:
- a CDS encoding multicopper oxidase family protein yields the protein MGDLAASFGGELSRRRFLGVSAAAGLVLAGCASRTDGTVPDPVAIAESRRPHSGRTVNATLSAQRTRADIGGVMAETLSYNDTVPGPLLRASVGDEVAVTVRNRLNEPTSVHWHGIALRNDMDGAAPATPDIDAGQDFTYRFSVPHPGTYWAHPHTGLQADTGLYLPVIVDDPAEPGDYDAEWVVMLDDWTDGIGSSPRQIYEGLLTMSGSAHHMPGTGDMDDMAASAVPGMGGTRGSELLGGDAGDVTYPYYLANGRIPGAASTFRVKPGQRVRIRLINAGSDTAFRVALTGHRMTVTHTDGFPVAPAEFDAVLIGMGERYDVVVTAGDGVFPLVAAAEGKNSVARALLVTGSGAPAAPDFRPAELSGRVGTVAQLSAASAVALPNRTADVALPADLGGSMSPYAWTINGRPFATTDPLAVQQGQRVALTFSNMSMMWHPMHLHGHTFEVVTHDGRPGARKDTVNVLPMQKLTVIFDADNPGVWMLHCHNTYHQEAGMMTSLNYSS from the coding sequence ATGGGGGACCTGGCGGCGTCGTTCGGCGGTGAGCTGAGCAGACGGAGGTTTCTTGGCGTCAGCGCCGCAGCGGGCCTGGTGTTGGCGGGATGTGCCAGCCGAACCGACGGCACCGTGCCGGATCCGGTGGCGATTGCCGAATCGCGTCGCCCGCACAGTGGCCGTACCGTCAACGCGACACTGAGCGCCCAGCGCACCCGGGCTGACATCGGCGGGGTGATGGCCGAGACGCTGTCCTACAACGACACCGTGCCCGGGCCGCTGCTGAGGGCCAGTGTGGGCGATGAGGTGGCGGTCACCGTGCGTAACCGATTAAACGAGCCGACGTCGGTGCACTGGCACGGCATTGCGCTGCGCAACGATATGGATGGTGCCGCTCCGGCGACCCCCGACATCGACGCCGGGCAGGATTTCACCTACCGGTTCTCGGTGCCCCACCCGGGCACCTATTGGGCGCATCCGCACACCGGCCTGCAAGCGGACACCGGCCTATATCTACCGGTGATCGTCGACGACCCCGCGGAGCCCGGAGACTACGATGCCGAATGGGTTGTGATGCTTGACGACTGGACCGACGGCATCGGATCGAGCCCTCGGCAAATTTATGAAGGGCTGCTCACCATGTCCGGGTCTGCCCACCACATGCCCGGGACCGGTGATATGGACGACATGGCCGCATCCGCGGTTCCCGGGATGGGCGGCACCCGCGGCAGTGAACTGCTCGGTGGCGACGCCGGTGATGTCACCTATCCGTATTACCTGGCGAATGGCCGCATTCCGGGAGCGGCGAGCACATTTCGCGTTAAGCCCGGTCAGCGGGTTCGTATTCGCTTGATCAACGCCGGCTCCGATACCGCGTTTCGGGTGGCGTTGACTGGCCACCGGATGACGGTCACCCATACCGATGGGTTCCCGGTGGCCCCGGCCGAGTTCGATGCGGTGCTGATCGGGATGGGGGAGCGCTATGACGTGGTCGTCACCGCCGGTGATGGGGTCTTCCCCCTTGTCGCGGCCGCGGAAGGCAAGAACTCGGTGGCTCGTGCCCTGCTGGTGACCGGGTCTGGCGCACCTGCTGCACCGGATTTCCGGCCGGCCGAGTTGTCGGGTCGCGTCGGTACGGTCGCGCAGTTGAGCGCGGCGTCCGCCGTGGCGCTGCCGAACCGCACGGCTGACGTGGCGCTGCCCGCCGACTTGGGTGGGTCAATGAGCCCCTACGCCTGGACGATCAACGGCCGCCCCTTCGCCACCACCGATCCACTGGCTGTGCAGCAAGGCCAGCGTGTCGCACTGACGTTCAGCAACATGTCGATGATGTGGCATCCGATGCACTTACATGGCCACACTTTCGAAGTCGTGACCCACGACGGGCGACCCGGGGCCCGCAAGGACACCGTCAATGTGCTTCCCATGCAAAAGCTGACGGTGATCTTTGAT
- a CDS encoding response regulator transcription factor, whose translation MNTMNQKSTQPGAEAHGYRALIVDDEVALAEVVASYLNREHFETHIAVDGSQAVAVAREFDPDVVVLDVGLPGIDGLEVCRQLRTFSDAYVVMLTARDTEVDTIVGLTVGADDYVTKPFSPRELVARIRAMLRRPRSVAVDGAAAGEHAPPPRRFGALQIDLAAREVELDGEPIRLTRTEFDVLVALSARPATVLTRRQLLETVRDGPWVGDEHVIDVHIGHLRRKLGENASTPRYVLTVRGVGYRMGNGQ comes from the coding sequence ATGAACACCATGAACCAGAAGTCAACACAGCCAGGTGCTGAGGCGCACGGCTACCGTGCGCTCATCGTCGACGACGAGGTAGCGCTTGCTGAAGTGGTGGCCAGCTACCTCAATCGCGAACATTTCGAAACCCATATCGCCGTTGATGGTTCGCAAGCAGTGGCCGTGGCGCGGGAGTTTGATCCCGATGTGGTGGTTCTCGACGTGGGGTTGCCGGGTATCGACGGGCTGGAAGTATGTCGGCAGCTGCGCACCTTCTCCGACGCCTACGTGGTCATGCTCACCGCCCGCGACACCGAAGTCGACACGATCGTTGGCCTGACGGTCGGCGCCGACGACTATGTCACCAAACCGTTCAGTCCGCGAGAACTTGTGGCCCGCATCCGCGCAATGCTTCGCCGGCCCCGCTCGGTGGCCGTCGATGGCGCAGCCGCCGGTGAGCACGCACCGCCGCCGCGACGCTTCGGGGCGCTGCAAATTGACCTCGCCGCGCGGGAGGTCGAGCTCGATGGCGAGCCGATCCGGTTGACGCGCACAGAATTCGACGTGCTTGTGGCCTTGTCTGCACGTCCGGCGACGGTGTTGACCCGTCGCCAGCTACTAGAAACGGTGCGGGACGGACCGTGGGTCGGTGACGAGCATGTCATTGACGTCCACATCGGCCATCTGCGGCGCAAGCTCGGCGAAAACGCGAGCACGCCCCGTTACGTCCTCACCGTCCGCGGTGTCGGATACCGGATGGGGAACGGGCAATGA